One genomic segment of Polyodon spathula isolate WHYD16114869_AA chromosome 17, ASM1765450v1, whole genome shotgun sequence includes these proteins:
- the LOC121330181 gene encoding calcium permeable stress-gated cation channel 1-like, whose protein sequence is MEGSYFSAVPAAGNERDTSLDVLSFLDTLRTDNGTVEQCYSTRSHSTVLQGLPFGGVPTVLAINFVLWLVLLLVFSCLRKAAWDYGRLALIMDNDSLTSLFYGEPSEKEKSPPPSESSPSDMETKDVGFCSWLSSIYHMRDEEIQSKCGIDATIYLSFQRHILVLMVIVCALSIAVILPVNFSGNLLGDRPQHFGRMTIANVPAQDRFLWLHSVFALLYFIITVLCMAHHSVQLEYKEDEKVARTLMITSIPKEISDTGLIVKHFHEAYPSCTVNDVHFCYDVRKLMKLDAERRKAMKGRLYFTGKAQKEGKVMIKSHPCAQIFCCDACGFEQVDAEQYYSELEEKLTDEFNAEKNRIALKRLDMAFITFQDERMTAIIVKDYGRTPCRRKLQQSSITTVVKSHQWGVQYAPAPTDIIWENLSVRGSRWWVRCVLFNICLFILLFFLTTPAIIVNTMDKFNVTRPIESLRNPLVTQFFPTLLLWAFSVFLPFIVYYSAFFESHWTRSSENQLTMHKCYFFLVFMVIILPSLGLSSLDLFFRWLFDIHFLDEADIKFQCVFLPDNGAFFVNYVITSSLIGTAMELLRIPGLAVYATRLCFAKSEAERIHVKRNQAYEFQFGLEYAWTMCIFAVSMTYSITCPIIVPFGLVYMILKHLVDRYNIYYAYIPTKLNQRIHSAAISQVIIAPILCMFWLLFFSVLRLGPVHPITLFTFVALLFCIAVSLFGFCLKRLHPKKPTSYQMSDQQTEGVFNDNERSSVSSTPNSNVFVASVLQDPELGLTPMPSPAHQSYGTMENRIETLSKEEETRPEAFESELENRQYFSSGPLVDSDIGYH, encoded by the exons ATGGAAGGCTCTTACTTCTCTGCTGTCCCGGCTGCTGGGAATGAGCGCGACACAAGCCTGGACGTCTTGAGTTTCCTGGACACCCTGAGGACGGACAATGGGACGGTGGAGCAGTGTTACAGCACCCGGTCCCACAGCACCGTCCTGCAGGGCCTGCCGTTCGGGGGCGTGCCCACTGTCCTCGCCATCAACTTCGTCCTCTGGCTG GTGCTGCTCCTAGTGTTCTCGTGCCTGCGGAAAGCAGCATGGGATTATGGACGGTTGGCATTGATAATGGACAATGACAG CCTCACATCTCTGTTCTATGGAGAGCCGAGCGAGAAGGAGAAATCGCCTCCCCCCTCTGAATCCAGTCCCTCGGACATGGAGACTAAAGATGTG GGCTTCTGTTCTTGGCTTTCGTCGATCTATCACATGAG AGATGAAGAGATTCAGAGTAAATGCGGGATAGATGCCACTATCTACCTCTCGTTCCAGCGGCACATCCTGGTCCTCATGGTTATTGTCTGTGCCCTCTCCATCGCCGTCATCCTGCCTGTAAACTTCTCCGGAAACCTGCTGG GAGACAGACCTCAGCATTTTGGAAGGATGACTATAGCTAATGTTCCTGCACA GGATCGCTTCCTGTGGCTGCACAGTGTTTTCGcgttgctgtattttattatcaCCGTGCTCTGCATGGCGCACCACTCAGTGCAGCTGGAGTACAAAGAGGATGAGAAGGTGGCGAGAACGCTGATGATCACGTCAATTCCCAAGGAGATCTCCGACACGGGGCTCATCGTGAAGCACTTCCA CGAAGCTTACCCAAGCTGCACAGTGAACGATGTGCATTTCTGTTATGATGTTCGGAAGCTGATGAAGCTTgatgctgaaag GCGCAAGGCAATGAAGGGACGGCTGTACTTCACAGGGAAGGCTCAGAAAGAAGGGAAGGTTATGATCAAAAGCCACCCCTGCGCTCAGATCTTCTGCTGTGACGCCTGTGGGTTTGAACAG GTGGATGCAGAGCAGTATTACAGCGAGCTGGAAGAAAAGCTTACTGATGAGTTCAATGCTGAGAAGAACCGCATTGCCCTTAAAAGACTGGACATGGCCTTCATCACCTTTCAGGACGAGAGGATGACTGCAAT CATTGTAAAGGATTATGGCCGGACTCCGTGTCGCAGGAAGTTGCAGCAGTCCAGCATAACCACCGTTGTCAAGTCCCACCAGTGGGGGGTACAGTATGCTCCAGCACCCACTGACATCATTTG GGAAAATCTGTCCGTGCGAGGCTCCAGGTGGTGGGTGCGCTGTGTCCTCTTCAACATCTGCCTCTTCATCCTGCTCTTCTTCCTCACCACTCCAGCCATCATCGTCAACACCATGGACAAGTTCAACGTGACCCGGCCCATCGAGAGCCTCAGG AACCCGCTTGTGACCCAGTTCTTTCCGACACTGCTGCTGTGGGCGTTCTCGGTCTTCCTCCCGTTCATCGTTTACTACTCTGCCTTCTTCGAATCTCACTGGACCAG gtCAAGCGAGAATCAGTTAACAATGCATAAGTGCTATTTCTTCTTGGTGTTTATGGTGATCATCTTGCCTTCGCTTGGTCTCTCCAG CTTGGATTTGTTTTTTCGATGGCTCTTTGACATTCACTTTCTAGATGAGGCTGACATCAAATTTCA GTGTGTGTTCCTGCCTGATAACGGTGCTTTCTTTGTGAACTATGTGATCACATCAAGTCTGATTGGCACAGCCATGGAGCTGCTGAGGATCCCGGGGCTCGCTGTGTACGCTACTCGGCTGTGTTTCGCCAAGTCTGAAGCCGAGCGCATTCATGTGAAAAGG AACCAAGCCTACGAGTTTCAGTTTGGCTTGGAGTACGCCTGGACGATGTGCATTTTCGCAGTAAGCATGACCTACAGCATCACCTGCCCCATCATCGTTCCCTTTG GACTCGTCTACATGATCCTGAAGCACCTGGTGGATCGCTACAACATCTACTATGCTTACATCCCAACAAAGCTAAATCAGCGCATTCATTCTGCAGCCATCAGCCAGGTCATCATAGCTCCAATCCTCTGCATGTTCTGGCTGCTGTTCTTCTCAGTGCTCAGATTAG GACCAGTTCATCCCATCACACTGTTCACCTTTGTGGCTCTGCTGTTTTGTATCGCCGTCTCTCTCTTTGGGTTCTGTTTGAAGAGACTCCATCCAAAGAAACCCACAAGCTACCAG atgtCGGATCAGCAGACCGAAGGGGTTTTTAACGACAACGAAAGAAGCAGCGTGTCCTCCACCCCAAACTCCAAC GTTTTTGTAGCCTCGGTGCTTCAAGATCCTGAGCTGGGACTCACGCCCATGCCATCGCCGGCACACCAGAGCTACGGCACCATGGAGAACAGGATCGAGACGCTCAGCAAGGAAGAGGAGACCCGTCCAGAGGCCTTTGAATCGGAACTTGAGAACCGGCAGTACTTCTCCAGCGGACCCCTGGTCGACAGCGATATTGGGTACCATTAA